CTAAAGCGACCGATAAAGCTAATCTTGACTGGTTATATGGTTTGTTGTTAGAGCAGTTAGGCCATTTTTCAATTACCGATGCGTCATTACAACTGGTGAGTAAACAACATGATTATCGACCAATTTTTATCGATAACCTCGTATGGCAAAACAGTGCGAATCAACACCAAGCACAAGGCATGATCCATGTTGATCAACTTCAGTCGCAGCAAGAACAGTTAACGTTACGTATTGATCTTACTGGTGATGGCTATCTGCCAGATACCGTAGCGGGCCAACTTTACGTTACTGCTGACTCACTAGACTTAGGTGAGTGGGCATCCAGACAACATAGCGTGCAAACCGACAGCGACAATATTGAGTTTCAGGGCGTTATAAACCTTGATGCGTGGATGACGTTTGCACATCGCCAAATTAGTGATGGAATATTAGTTTTTAAACCTAGCTGGTTACAATGGCGCGATACCGATAGCCAGCAAAAGTTTGCTATCAACTCTGGTTCACTACAATGGACCCCACAACCCGATGGTTGGAAAATCGACAGCCACGATTTAGATTTATCGACCAATGATCAAACGTGGCCGTTACTCACATTAGCTATTGGCACTCGTGAAGGTGATTTTTTTGGTTATGCAAGTCAAATTATTCCCACATTACTTAAGCCTATGTTGCCGCTGGTGCCGGGTTTAGGGATGCAACAAGTACGTAGTTGGCAGCAGCTTAATCCTCAAGGTCAAATTGGTCCTATTCGGCTGTATAAGCCCGCAGAAAAACCGCTTATCGCCAACGTTGAGGTACAACAATTACAGTGGCAACCATATCAGTCTATACCGGGTATAAGCCCTATCGACGCTCAATTAATCTGGGCGAATAATCAACTTGAATTTAGCTTGCCCGAGCAAGAATATAAGCTCGATTTTAGCCGTGACATTAGTCAACCGCTAACGTTTCATGGCAGCGCTATGAAGGGCCAATATGATGTTAAGCAGCAGCGCTTAACTGTACCTAACATTGAATTGAGTAATGACGATTTGGATTTGCAAGCTGGCTTGAACCTTGAGTTTATTGATCAAACTCATATGGGGTTAGCCGCTCACTTAAGCATTAATGATGTGGCTCAACTTGGACGTTATTTCCCTTTGATGGCGATGAGTCCCAAGTTAATCGACTATCTTAATGAGGGGCTAGTCGCTGGGCAAGTGAATGATGCGCAGGTGGTGTGGCATGGCGAAGTAGGTGCTTATCCTTATCAAGATAATAGCGGAGTATTTCAGGCCGCTTTTACTCTTGATAGTGGCAATTTTAAGTTTCAATCTAATTGGCCAGCAGTGAGCGATTTGACTCTGTCTGCTTTGTTTGAAAATTCGATGATGAATTTGCACATTGATCAGGGCAAACTGGATAAGGTTGTGGTTGATGGTGCAAGGGTCTCTATTCCGCATTTGGGTAAAGAGTCTTTATTAAGAGTTGAAGCCGATATCACCACAGATGCCCAAGCTGCCACGAACGTAATTAATGCCTCGTCATTACGTGACTCTGTAGGGGCAACGTTAGATGTGGTGCAAATTCAACAGCAAATTAATACCACATTAGATCTGTCTATTCCCTTATATGAAGGAGGAGAGCAACTCATTAAAGGTCTCGTCACATTTGATAATAATCCAGTATTTATTGACTCTCCCGGTTTAGATTTACAGGGAGTAACAGGGCAAGTGAGCTTTGTGAATCAAGTGATTGAAGGCAAAAATATTACGGCTCAATTATTCCAACAGCCTTTAACGTTTAGCTTGAATACAGGCAAACGTAACAACAATGTGGCATTGAATGTTGCTATGAAAGGGCGCTGGGATCTTGATGCGCTACCTGCCAGTTTACATAATCCGTTGACTGAAACGTACCATGGAAACATTGACTGGAGTGGTGGAGTCAGCATGGTTTTTGACCCAAGTGGCTACAGTTTACAAGTTTCTGTAAACTCCGATCTTGTAGGAACGTCATTGAATTTACCCATGCCTTATCAAAAATCTGCTACCGAACCGAGAAAGCTAAGTGCAGATCTTATTGGTGATAATAAGCAATCATCACTAAGCATCAAGCTGGGTAATGATGTAGAGTTTTGGGGTGGTTTTAATGCCGATAATGGCAGTCAACTTGCCTTTTATGATGTGATGATTGGTCGCCACTTTAGGCTGGGAGACAAATTAAAAAAACAACAAGGACACATACATTTAGATCTGCCTAAAGTCGACTTAGCACAATGGCTACCATTGATTAACCGCTTTAGTGCGACAAGGGAACCTGAAGTGGTCACCTCATTGATACGAGATCGTATCTTATCAGTTGCAGAACAGCCTGGCGCGGAGACATCAACCAATATTGCCTCTTCGGTTGAAGCGGCTATTGCCACACCAGCATTTCCGCCATTAGCCGGTATTCATGCCGATATCGGTCAATTAAATGTCTTGGGGCAATCATTTGATAAGTTACACTTTGATGCCCAGCCAACCGAACATGTATGGCGCTTTGATGCTCAGTCGCAACAGTTTGAAGGTCGTATCGATTTTTATCCTAACTGGCACGATCAAGGTATTAAAGTCGTGGCTAAAAAGTTGCATTTATTTCCCACGGTGAGTACCACTGAAAGTGTTGATTTGACCTCTACGTCCATGTTGCAATATCTACCCACTTTAGCGATAGATGTTGATGATTTTAGCGTGAGTAAATTATCGTTAGGCCATTTGGTACTGCAAGGCCTACCTCATGAGCAAGGCTACCAATTTCAAACTATCTCTCTCACCAAACCCACGGTAGCATTACAAGCTAATGGTCTATGGTCTGTTGAAAATGGTATCGATAACACCTTATTTGATGTGAAATTACAGGCTGAAAAGTTTGATGACTTATCGGCGATATTAAATATCAATCCAGGACTTGAAGATGCGCCACTGGATCTCTCCGGTCAGTTATCCTGGCAAGGTGCGCCTTATCACTTCACCCTCGATACCCTTAACGGACAACTAGCATTTGCTTTAGGTAAAGGCCATTTATCGGAAATAAGCGATAAAGGTGCGCGCGTGTTTTCGTTATTTAGTTTAGATTCATTATTGCGTAAGTTATCGTTAGATTTTTCGGATGTATTCGGCGAAGGCTTATACTTTAA
This region of Shewanella livingstonensis genomic DNA includes:
- a CDS encoding YhdP family protein, which translates into the protein MSTTQAVTINRIFWQILAITLVLFALVVSLIRGLLPHVPEVRTELIGYLQNEYQLHVQMDELSAEWQAFGPALTVKNLVLPPQDNLPITVISENVHIKLDFWQSLFTLSPQVETVVFDGVKVALNLDELAATDEHTKATDKANLDWLYGLLLEQLGHFSITDASLQLVSKQHDYRPIFIDNLVWQNSANQHQAQGMIHVDQLQSQQEQLTLRIDLTGDGYLPDTVAGQLYVTADSLDLGEWASRQHSVQTDSDNIEFQGVINLDAWMTFAHRQISDGILVFKPSWLQWRDTDSQQKFAINSGSLQWTPQPDGWKIDSHDLDLSTNDQTWPLLTLAIGTREGDFFGYASQIIPTLLKPMLPLVPGLGMQQVRSWQQLNPQGQIGPIRLYKPAEKPLIANVEVQQLQWQPYQSIPGISPIDAQLIWANNQLEFSLPEQEYKLDFSRDISQPLTFHGSAMKGQYDVKQQRLTVPNIELSNDDLDLQAGLNLEFIDQTHMGLAAHLSINDVAQLGRYFPLMAMSPKLIDYLNEGLVAGQVNDAQVVWHGEVGAYPYQDNSGVFQAAFTLDSGNFKFQSNWPAVSDLTLSALFENSMMNLHIDQGKLDKVVVDGARVSIPHLGKESLLRVEADITTDAQAATNVINASSLRDSVGATLDVVQIQQQINTTLDLSIPLYEGGEQLIKGLVTFDNNPVFIDSPGLDLQGVTGQVSFVNQVIEGKNITAQLFQQPLTFSLNTGKRNNNVALNVAMKGRWDLDALPASLHNPLTETYHGNIDWSGGVSMVFDPSGYSLQVSVNSDLVGTSLNLPMPYQKSATEPRKLSADLIGDNKQSSLSIKLGNDVEFWGGFNADNGSQLAFYDVMIGRHFRLGDKLKKQQGHIHLDLPKVDLAQWLPLINRFSATREPEVVTSLIRDRILSVAEQPGAETSTNIASSVEAAIATPAFPPLAGIHADIGQLNVLGQSFDKLHFDAQPTEHVWRFDAQSQQFEGRIDFYPNWHDQGIKVVAKKLHLFPTVSTTESVDLTSTSMLQYLPTLAIDVDDFSVSKLSLGHLVLQGLPHEQGYQFQTISLTKPTVALQANGLWSVENGIDNTLFDVKLQAEKFDDLSAILNINPGLEDAPLDLSGQLSWQGAPYHFTLDTLNGQLAFALGKGHLSEISDKGARVFSLFSLDSLLRKLSLDFSDVFGEGLYFNTFNGNLTIDNGVVKTTDSEMDAIAGNMRVRGYTDLTTQSLNYDIRFVPQLASSVPTVVLLSTSAWTLGLGAFALTKVLEPVIEVISEIRFRVTGTMDNPQLEELERKSKEIEIPQAILPQADETSVETHLGTKANATVEAKAKMNKAAADVKRDNKSAHARTNSQKSMPLTQVILLIDNPLYDGPLSVADIDVESIRLPLINPLTNIVMLQGVRDANQLVTMSKQSRCQSQSRLCRLAA